One genomic region from Branchiostoma lanceolatum isolate klBraLanc5 chromosome 7, klBraLanc5.hap2, whole genome shotgun sequence encodes:
- the LOC136438496 gene encoding repressor of RNA polymerase III transcription MAF1 homolog → MKLLENSFFEALNSALCVEMGDSRIYGRLESYSCKMAGNDKRLFKMLSQEGGGGPNELQALSPPQTMSVSPSRAYSRSTSDEGEGPLCDTCSRKTIFYLIGTLNTSFAPDYDFSDAKSHEFSREPSLQWVTNTIDTQLSMGLGDKYTVLRPQLWATIDKEITLADCDIYSYNPDLTSDPYGEEGCVWSFNFFFYNKKLKRIVFFTCRAVSLSAQPSVTDSGLGHDLSFDEGDEEDMMMECRGGSQEVERWSPENDMD, encoded by the exons ATGAAGCTTCTGGAGAACTCTTTCTTTGAGGCCCTGAACTCGGCTTTGTGTGTGGAGATGGGGGACAGCAGGATCTATGGAAG ACTGGAGAGCTACTCCTGCAAGATGGCGGGGAACGACAAGCGTCTGTTCAAGATGCTGAGTCAGGAGGGCGGCGGCGGGCCGAACGAGCTCCAGGCGCTCTCCCCGCCGCAGACCATGTCCGTCAGCCCCAGCCGCGCGTACAGTCGCAGCACCAGCGACGAGGGGGAGGGCCCGCTCTGCGACACCTGCAGCAGGAAAACCATCTTCTACCTGATCGGGACCCTCAACACGTCCTTCGCACCGGACTATGACTTCAG TGATGCGAAGAGCCATGAGTTCAGCCGTGAGCCCAGCCTGCAGTGGGTGACGAACACCATCGACACCCAGCTGTCCATGGGCCTGGGGGACAAGTACACGGTGCTCCGCCCGCAACTCTGGGCAACCATCGACAAGGAGATCACACTCGCagactgtgacatatacag ctacAACCCcgacctgacctctgacccgtaCGGTGAGGAGGGGTGCGTGTGGTCCTTCAACTTCTTCTTCTACAACAAGAAGCTGAAGAGGATCGTCTTCTTCACCTGCAGGGCCGTCAG CCTGTCGGCCCAGCCCAGTGTGACAGACTCCGGCCTGGGTCACGACCTGAGTTTTGACGAGGGCGACGAGGAGGACATGATGATGGAGTGTCGAGGGGGGAGCCAGGAGGTCGAAAG GTGGTCGCCTGAAAACGACATGGACTGA
- the LOC136438495 gene encoding ubiquitin carboxyl-terminal hydrolase CYLD-like, whose amino-acid sequence MDNRAGGQKFILLKDHTVKTKSSRLSSLALHHHRDQQTQSLPGSLFEAIEDPDTARNGKKITLRSLENHNLILECPTKDVAAISAQEAELLIAIPTCKDRFVLYEDKDRLEEGLQINVNSVVEVSIQGVPTDVPGIVRYRGNVPGFSGITFGVELLDSKGKGTSDGTFRRKRFFQCPEDCGVFVALNKLRLRRDEHLRDLPNSTSKKTNVSKAVPLSDKELAELPLKVGMRVFIFTEVNGKESQEGGVVKYVGKLLKHGGDIYVGIELDNPVGNGSGVYEGERLFHARKDHAALVPLGGAIPAECMAADEEDKYKKLHRNGSYNGTDGHYSSGRQGAAGGSDSIPSSLGRNFLQEQAELLNRYSKSAERSVQHEASDSVRRKGAPGRLSPSPRARENNFNQSGIRHPPIGGSELLATDGCESGLQGMVSRGNPTEPVVPPMDGYFPRDSPNRSPSRDRVKYEPLIPGAAGGIATPPDTLERRAGVVDPTLEVGDMVEVLGTPPRYGVIKWVGNLPDIKNERLVAGIELDEELEACTDGTFKEKRYFTCPAKRGLFVFLDKCARDQRFEVPRPDEPPPSPSVAFGNYNAPTIQDDTLPPESLTLDLVGRAKGIQGHHNSCYLDATLYSMFAFSSVFDVLLHRPTSREDLPQYGEVQRLLRENIVNPLRVEGFVRADQTLKLRKLLDQLGSIPGLLSEEKDPEEFLTTMLKDVFKADPFLKIRSGSNKQEDCYFYQLFVEKDEKVLVPTVQQLLEQSCLATDIKITEMPSCLLVQMPRFGRDFKIYDRVIPSLTLDITDLLENVPRECTMCGSCGEVECKDCYMEKVFFQNNTSHIVTYCNICNLQSHKKRRGHKPTPIQVPESFRRRHDHSGLPVPRMTMDLFAVVCIQTSHYVAFVKCGNEPDAPWVFFDSMADRIGEQNGHNIPEVSEIHDLKQWLEDEEAITKQTDKELPEHVRRLLCDSYICMYQNRDVAMYK is encoded by the exons ATGGATAACAGGGCAGGCGGACAGAAGTTCATACTTCTGAAGGACCACACAGTCAAGACTAAATCCAGCCGTCTGAGCTCGCTAGCCTTGCACCACCACAGGGACCAGCAGACGCAGTCCTTACCGGGGTCGCTGTTCGAGGCTATCGAGGACCCAGATACGGCCAGAAACGGGAAGAAAATCACTCTTCGGTCTTTAGAGAACCATAACTTGATTCTAGAGTGTCCCACCAAGGATGTTGCAGCCATTTCGGCCCAGGAGGCGGAGTTACTCATCGCCATACCGACGTGTAAGGACAGGTTTGTTCTGTACGAAGACAAGGACCGTCTGGAGGAGGGGCTGCAGATAAACGTGAACTCTGTGGTGGAAGTTTCCATCCAAGGCGTCCCCACTGACGTGCCCGGCATCGTCAGGTACAGGGGCAACGTGCCGGGCTTCTCCGGGATCACATTCGGGGTCGAACTGTTG GATTCCAAAGGAAAAGGCACAAGCGACGGCACGTTTAGAAGAAAACGGTTCTTTCAATGCCCTGAGGACTGCGGAGTTTTTGTCGCTCTAAACAAATTACGACTACGGAGAGATGAACATCTACGAGACCTGCCAAACAGCACCTCTAAGAAAACGAACGTCTCAAAAGCCGTTCCTCTGAGTGATAAGGAACTTGCGGAGCTGCCACTGAAAGTTGGCATGAGGGTGTTCATCTTTACTGAAGTAAATGGGAAGGAGAGCCAGGAAGGGGGCGTGGTCAAGTATGTGGGGAAACTGCTGAAGCATGGAGGAGACATCTATGTTGGGATTGAGCTG GATAACCCTGTAGGAAACGGCTCGGGTGTGTACGAGGGAGAGAGGCTGTTCCACGCCAGGAAGGACCACGCAGCGCTGGTGCCGCTGGGAGGGGCCATTCCCGCAGAGTGTATGGCAGCGGATGAag AAGATAAATACAAGAAGCTCCACAGAAACGGGAGCTACAACGGTACAGATGGACATTACAGCAGTGGGAGACAAG GTGCGGCAGGTGGGAGTGACTCCATCCCCTCCTCCTTAGGGAGGAACTTTCTCCAGGAGCAGGCTGAGCTCCTAAACAG GTACTCAAAGTCTGCTGAGAGGTCTGTGCAACATGAGGCGTCAGACAGCGTACGGCGAAAGGGCGCACCCGGGAGACTCAGTCCGAGCCCGCGGGCGCGGGAAAACAACTTCAACCAATCGGGGATCAGACATCCACCCATAG GAGGGTCGGAGCTCCTGGCGACGGACGGCTGTGAGTCGGGGCTGCAGGGCATGGTCTCCAGGGGCAACCCGACGGAGCCGGTGGTCCCCCCCATGGACGGGTACTTCCCCCGAGACTCTCCCAACAGGAGCCCCAGCAGGGACAGGGTTAAATATGAACCCTTGATACCAG GAGCGGCGGGCGGGATAGCGACGCCCCCCGACACCCTGGAGAGAAGAGCGGGCGTGGTGGACCCCACCCTGGAGGTGGGGGACATGGTGGAGGTGCTGGGCACCCCGCCGCGCTACGGCGTCATCAAGTGGGTCGGCAACCTGCCCGACATCAAGAACGAACGGCTCGTGGCTGGGATAGAACTG GACGAGGAGTTAGAGGCCTGTACAGACGGCACCTTTAAGGAGAAGCGATATTTTACCTGCCCTGCGAAGCGCGGGCTGTTCGTGTTTCTGGACAAGTGCGCCCGGGACCAGCGGTTTGAGGTCCCCAGACCAGACGAGCCCCCGCCCTCTCCGTCTGTAG CCTTTGGAAACTACAACGCCCCAACCATCCAAGACGACACCCTGCCCCCCGAGTCGCTCACCCTTGACCTGGTGGGAAGGGCAAAGGGCATCCAAGGTCACCATAACTCGTGCTACCTGGATGCGACCCTGTACAGCATGTTCGCCTTCTCCAGTGTGTTCGACGTGTTGTTACACCGGCCGACCAGCCGAGAGGACCTGCCTCAGTATGGGGAGGTGCAGAGACTACTGAGGGAGAACATCGTCAACCCGCTTAGAGT TGAGGGGTTTGTGCGAGCGGACCAGACCCTGAAGCTACGGAAACTTCTGGACCAGCTGGGCTCCATCCCAGGGCTTCTGTCTGAGGAGAAGG ATCCGGAAGAGTTTCTCACAACTATGCTCAAAGATGTCTTCAAGGCAGACCCATTCCTTAAGATTAG atctggcAGCAACAAGCAGGAAGACTGCTACTTCTACCAGCTGTTTGTGGAGAAGGACGAGAAGGTGTTGGTGCCAACGGTGCAGCAGCTACTAGAACAGTCGTGTCTGGCCACAGACATCAAAATCACAGAG ATGCCGAGCTGCTTGCTAGTCCAGATGCCGCGGTTCGGCAGAGACTTTAAGATCTACGACAGAGTCATTCCCAGCCTGACGCTGGACATCACAGATCTGCTAGAGAATG TTCCCCGGGAGTGCACCATGTGTGGTAGCTGCGGGGAGGTTGAGTGTAAAGACTGCTACATGGAGAAGGTCTTCTTCCAAAACAACACCAGCCATATCGTCACCTACTGCAACATCTGTAACCTACAG AGTCACAAGAAGAGACGAGGGCACAAGCCGACGCCCATCCAGGTTCCGGAGTCGTTCCGGAGGCGGCACGACCACAGCGGGCTCCCCGTGCCGCGCATGACCATGGACCTGTTCGCCGTCGTCTGCATCCAGACCAGCCACTACGTCGCCTTCGTCAAGTGCGGGAACGAACCCGACGCGCCCTGGGTCTTCTTCGACAGCATGGCGGACAGAATAG gCGAACAAAACGGGCACAACATCCCGGAGGTGAGCGAGATCCACGACCTGAAGCAGTGGCTGGAGGACGAGGAGGCCATCACCAAGCAGACGGACAAGGAGCTGCCGGAGCACGTGCGCAGACTGCTGTGCGACTCCTACATCTGCATGTACCAGAACAGAGACGTGGCCATGTACAAGTGA